From Rhizobium favelukesii, the proteins below share one genomic window:
- a CDS encoding DUF551 domain-containing protein encodes MGEWQPIETAPKDGTSILGSNGKWLHVIYWSDGWDEFVIAPQLIARNATHWMPLPAPPTPILNPGPPPVD; translated from the coding sequence ATGGGCGAGTGGCAACCAATCGAGACTGCCCCAAAGGACGGTACGTCCATCTTAGGCTCGAATGGTAAGTGGCTGCACGTCATTTACTGGTCAGACGGCTGGGATGAATTCGTAATCGCGCCTCAGCTTATAGCGAGAAACGCAACACACTGGATGCCACTCCCGGCCCCACCAACACCAATCCTCAATCCTGGTCCTCCCCCGGTAGATTGA
- a CDS encoding helix-turn-helix domain-containing protein codes for MNITYKTYERKASENRTPCTIKLSHNVRMESPKDRLKQARAAAGFKNPTDAARSHPRDLNINTLISNENGTRPISRKAAEKYGRVFGVDPGWLLFGGEVATTVDKRLQDAVLSASDAPPIIKERIINFITFELEQLNKPT; via the coding sequence ATGAACATAACGTACAAAACGTACGAAAGAAAAGCAAGCGAAAATCGTACACCTTGCACGATAAAATTAAGTCATAACGTACGAATGGAGAGTCCAAAGGATAGACTTAAGCAAGCGCGCGCTGCTGCTGGGTTTAAGAACCCAACAGATGCAGCTCGTTCGCATCCGCGTGACCTGAATATAAATACTCTGATCAGCAACGAAAATGGTACGCGGCCGATCTCTCGCAAAGCCGCCGAGAAGTATGGCAGGGTATTTGGGGTCGATCCTGGCTGGCTGCTTTTTGGTGGCGAAGTCGCAACAACCGTTGATAAGCGGCTACAAGATGCCGTTCTGTCGGCGTCTGACGCTCCTCCGATAATCAAGGAGCGCATTATCAATTTCATCACATTCGAATTGGAACAGCTCAACAAGCCTACGTGA
- a CDS encoding GIY-YIG nuclease family protein, which yields MNASIYFIAVKGRDMSPIKIGTSKNPDQRLSLLQAGSPDELYTIGVTAGSYKDEALIHRAFSGLHMRNEWFRYDAELEFFAHEIIRRGVNAVRVELQDRAQSGRGIRVKSIGGIERIRLGVARRSEVAA from the coding sequence ATGAACGCGTCCATCTATTTCATAGCCGTGAAGGGAAGGGACATGAGCCCCATCAAGATCGGGACATCCAAGAACCCCGATCAACGGCTTTCCCTTCTCCAAGCTGGATCGCCGGATGAGCTTTACACCATCGGTGTAACTGCTGGCTCTTACAAGGATGAGGCCCTGATACATCGGGCATTCTCCGGGCTTCACATGCGGAACGAGTGGTTCCGATACGACGCAGAATTGGAGTTCTTCGCTCATGAAATTATCCGGCGAGGGGTCAATGCCGTCCGTGTGGAATTGCAAGATCGCGCGCAGTCCGGTCGAGGCATCCGCGTAAAAAGTATCGGCGGCATCGAACGTATCCGCCTCGGGGTCGCTCGTAGAAGTGAGGTTGCAGCATGA
- a CDS encoding DUF1367 family protein, with amino-acid sequence MAADRERIAEIKEGERVRVDVRTGRVPKRLRFYWSFIREVRIATGCAPTDKAFHSLIKMETGFTEEVIFRGFKVKIPASVAFEAMDETEFSAFLQEALAFIAREYGIVPEDVEKAA; translated from the coding sequence ATGGCAGCCGACCGTGAGCGCATAGCCGAAATCAAGGAAGGTGAGCGCGTCCGCGTTGACGTGCGCACCGGGAGAGTGCCGAAAAGGTTGCGGTTCTATTGGTCGTTCATTCGCGAGGTGAGGATCGCCACCGGCTGCGCACCCACGGACAAGGCGTTTCACTCGCTCATCAAGATGGAAACCGGCTTCACGGAAGAGGTCATCTTTCGCGGCTTCAAGGTGAAAATTCCCGCAAGCGTGGCCTTCGAAGCCATGGACGAAACTGAGTTCAGCGCCTTCCTGCAAGAGGCGTTGGCCTTCATCGCGAGAGAATACGGAATCGTTCCGGAAGATGTGGAGAAAGCAGCATGA
- a CDS encoding DUF3824 domain-containing protein: protein MTQKLLSLFREPHNMDTAQIARHLGKSEAWVYAAIHRERCLEKGDTAHEDAKEQQRSAAQKERERRRQEYLKNRDRREEYVRTKKRTLKPLIMPAGVTRQVWVEQ from the coding sequence ATGACACAGAAGCTCCTCTCCCTCTTCCGAGAGCCCCACAACATGGACACGGCGCAGATTGCCAGACATCTCGGCAAGTCAGAGGCATGGGTCTACGCCGCCATCCATCGCGAGCGTTGCCTTGAGAAGGGCGACACGGCCCACGAGGACGCCAAAGAACAGCAGCGCTCTGCGGCACAGAAGGAACGCGAGCGCCGCCGTCAGGAATACCTCAAGAACCGCGACCGCCGCGAAGAGTACGTCCGCACCAAGAAGCGCACTCTGAAGCCGCTGATCATGCCGGCAGGCGTCACGCGTCAAGTATGGGTGGAGCAATGA
- a CDS encoding DUF1064 domain-containing protein, with amino-acid sequence MTAILSREEGRKLLSAPKKKSKYGNTRVQVDGIWFDSKREAAFYGELKQREKAGEVSGVDLQRSFALLGPQGMLMATYRCDFAFIDHSQDHRLRVVDVKGVETKEFKIKRRMMKALLGIDVEVIK; translated from the coding sequence ATGACGGCAATCCTCTCCCGCGAAGAAGGTCGCAAGCTCCTCTCGGCCCCGAAGAAGAAATCCAAGTACGGCAACACCCGCGTTCAGGTCGATGGCATCTGGTTCGACTCGAAGCGCGAGGCAGCCTTCTACGGCGAACTGAAGCAGCGCGAAAAGGCTGGCGAGGTGTCCGGCGTCGATCTTCAGCGCTCGTTCGCCCTTCTCGGCCCGCAAGGGATGCTGATGGCAACCTACCGATGCGACTTCGCCTTCATCGACCACAGCCAGGATCACCGCCTGCGCGTCGTCGATGTGAAAGGAGTCGAAACGAAAGAATTCAAGATCAAGCGCCGGATGATGAAAGCGCTGTTGGGCATAGACGTGGAGGTGATCAAGTGA
- a CDS encoding 3'-5' exonuclease: protein MTYLYLDIETIPAQTDAAKQRISASVKPPGNLKKADSIAAWEKDQRPAAVEEAISRSGLNGAFGHICCIGYALDENRPTSLSWPLDYSGERELLVAFSEAMESYNRSPVIIGHNVAGFDIRFMWQRAMVLGVKMPGWFPRDPKPWGIEVFDTMAAWAGARDTISMDNLCSALGLQGKDDVDGSMVGDMWARGEFERIDSYCRADIERTRAIHRRMLVAYGEAA, encoded by the coding sequence ATGACCTATCTGTATCTCGACATCGAAACCATCCCGGCCCAGACGGACGCGGCCAAGCAGAGGATTTCCGCGTCGGTAAAGCCTCCAGGCAACCTCAAGAAGGCTGATAGCATCGCCGCTTGGGAGAAGGACCAGAGACCCGCCGCCGTCGAGGAGGCAATCTCCAGAAGCGGTCTTAATGGCGCGTTCGGCCATATCTGCTGCATCGGGTACGCCCTAGACGAAAACCGTCCAACCTCCCTTTCGTGGCCGCTCGACTACAGCGGCGAACGTGAGCTGCTGGTCGCGTTCTCGGAAGCGATGGAATCTTACAATCGATCGCCGGTTATCATCGGCCACAACGTCGCTGGTTTCGATATCCGGTTCATGTGGCAGCGCGCCATGGTTCTGGGCGTGAAGATGCCCGGTTGGTTCCCTCGCGATCCTAAGCCGTGGGGCATCGAAGTTTTCGACACAATGGCAGCGTGGGCCGGCGCTCGCGACACGATCAGCATGGACAATCTCTGCTCTGCTCTTGGCCTTCAAGGCAAGGACGACGTGGACGGCTCCATGGTTGGTGACATGTGGGCGCGTGGCGAGTTCGAACGGATCGACTCCTACTGCCGAGCCGACATCGAACGCACCCGAGCCATTCATCGCCGGATGCTCGTAGCATATGGGGAGGCAGCGTAA
- a CDS encoding phage tail fiber protein — protein MVSRVQNAGLARITSLLAAASWWLQWGTGSAAAAAANVVTTTTTTEARVSATPAQGTTTVTNDKITFTGTVTAAGTRAITEVGVFDAVGSGSPPTGGNMDVYGDFTAINLASGDSIAFTVNVTFS, from the coding sequence ATGGTCTCACGAGTCCAAAACGCGGGTCTAGCCCGCATCACGTCCTTGCTCGCCGCCGCATCCTGGTGGCTGCAGTGGGGGACGGGTTCGGCAGCAGCAGCGGCGGCGAACGTAGTCACGACCACGACGACGACCGAAGCGCGGGTTTCCGCGACGCCTGCACAGGGCACAACCACCGTCACCAACGACAAGATCACCTTCACTGGCACCGTTACTGCTGCCGGCACGCGTGCGATTACTGAGGTCGGTGTGTTCGATGCCGTTGGGTCCGGTTCACCCCCAACGGGCGGGAACATGGACGTCTATGGCGATTTCACCGCAATCAACCTTGCGTCCGGAGACTCGATCGCTTTCACGGTAAACGTCACCTTCTCGTAA
- a CDS encoding helix-turn-helix domain-containing protein has translation MRQIVSDSFVSRNGKLAGVYVALRLSSKRPFTYPAMRTMAKDLGISLRQVARALKELEDEEFILVKRNLGRSSVYSLNL, from the coding sequence ATGCGTCAGATCGTCAGCGACAGCTTTGTAAGCAGGAACGGGAAACTGGCCGGCGTCTATGTGGCGCTGCGTCTGAGCTCGAAACGGCCATTCACTTATCCAGCCATGAGGACAATGGCCAAGGATCTTGGGATATCGCTACGGCAGGTAGCCAGAGCGCTAAAAGAGCTTGAGGATGAGGAATTCATTCTGGTGAAGCGCAATCTAGGTCGATCGAGCGTCTACAGCCTCAACCTATGA
- a CDS encoding helix-turn-helix domain-containing protein translates to MIVQARDYTSADEMRASAHALHQKLMNTRPAKKVAVVIAPKVIALRPSWRRAVQPFDAHVKDWQLWCLERMSPCKAHMRRRCEDFGITMEELTGRSRRHPIVEYRQLVMWEIKTIIKPEISYPEIGRLFGGKDHTTALWAVRRVAAMKAAQ, encoded by the coding sequence ATGATCGTCCAAGCCCGAGATTACACGTCAGCCGACGAGATGCGCGCCAGCGCCCACGCGCTTCATCAAAAGCTCATGAACACGCGGCCAGCAAAGAAGGTAGCCGTAGTAATTGCCCCGAAGGTCATTGCCCTTCGCCCTTCATGGCGGCGTGCTGTTCAGCCCTTCGATGCGCATGTGAAGGACTGGCAGTTGTGGTGCCTTGAGCGCATGTCTCCCTGCAAGGCCCATATGCGCCGCCGCTGCGAAGATTTCGGCATCACCATGGAAGAGCTAACCGGCCGTAGCCGACGCCATCCGATCGTCGAATATCGCCAACTCGTGATGTGGGAGATCAAGACAATCATCAAGCCAGAGATCAGTTACCCGGAAATCGGCAGGCTTTTCGGCGGCAAAGACCATACGACGGCACTTTGGGCAGTACGCAGAGTGGCGGCAATGAAGGCGGCTCAGTAA
- a CDS encoding pentapeptide repeat-containing protein — MKFDVLNRFTGEVKFTAEIECADDALPSLKLGLAVKWAIKEKADLSYANLSSADLSSADLSSANLSSANLRSADLSSADLSYANLSSANLSYANLSSADLSSANLRSADLSSANLSSADLSSADLSYANLSSANLSYADLRSADLSSANLRSADLSSANLSYANLSSADLSYANLSSADLSYANLSYANLSSANLSYADLRSADLSSANNADMAIAMTRILPEGDLIGWKKCRSDVIIKLRIPAEAKRSHAFGRKCRAEYADVIEVHGAEVGVSLHDGKTKYEVGQRVTPDKFDENWVVECSSGIHFFITRAEAESYSG; from the coding sequence ATGAAATTCGACGTACTCAACAGGTTCACAGGCGAAGTGAAGTTCACGGCAGAGATCGAATGCGCCGATGACGCGCTGCCTTCTCTGAAGCTTGGACTGGCTGTGAAGTGGGCAATCAAGGAAAAGGCCGACCTGAGCTACGCCAACCTGAGCTCCGCCGACCTGAGCTCCGCCGACCTGAGCTCCGCCAACCTGAGCTCCGCCAACCTGCGCTCCGCCGACCTGAGCTCCGCCGACCTGAGCTACGCCAACCTGAGCTCCGCCAACCTGAGCTACGCCAACCTGAGCTCCGCCGACCTGAGCTCCGCCAACCTGCGCTCCGCCGACCTGAGCTCCGCCAACCTGAGCTCCGCCGACCTGAGCTCCGCCGACCTGAGCTACGCCAACCTGAGCTCCGCCAACCTGAGCTACGCCGACCTGCGCTCCGCCGACCTGAGCTCCGCCAACCTGCGCTCCGCCGACCTGAGCTCCGCCAACCTGAGCTACGCCAACCTGAGCTCCGCCGACCTGAGCTACGCCAACCTGAGCTCCGCCGACCTGAGCTACGCCAACCTGAGCTACGCCAACCTGAGCTCCGCCAACCTGAGCTACGCCGACCTGCGCTCCGCCGACCTGAGCTCCGCCAATAATGCTGATATGGCTATCGCCATGACGCGCATTCTTCCTGAAGGCGATTTGATCGGCTGGAAGAAGTGCAGGAGCGACGTGATTATCAAACTTCGCATACCTGCAGAGGCAAAACGCTCCCATGCATTCGGCCGAAAGTGCCGCGCTGAATACGCCGATGTGATCGAAGTCCACGGCGCTGAAGTCGGTGTCTCTCTGCACGACGGCAAGACGAAGTACGAAGTAGGCCAGCGCGTAACACCTGACAAATTCGATGAAAATTGGGTCGTGGAGTGCTCTTCCGGCATCCACTTCTTCATCACCCGCGCGGAAGCAGAATCTTACTCTGGTTGA
- a CDS encoding DUF2493 domain-containing protein — translation MRVLICGGRDYNDYNKFGSVMEPIARKQWNSVKGAFDLTIISGGARGADTMAIEWADEFAANLMKFNADWQKHGRAAGPIRNQEMIDIGQPDLVIAFPGGKGTADMVKRAKQAGIDVMEIAS, via the coding sequence ATGCGCGTTCTGATCTGCGGTGGGCGTGATTACAACGATTACAACAAGTTCGGTTCTGTCATGGAGCCAATCGCCAGAAAGCAGTGGAATAGCGTCAAAGGTGCGTTCGATCTCACCATTATCTCCGGTGGAGCGCGTGGCGCCGACACGATGGCGATAGAATGGGCCGATGAGTTCGCCGCCAACCTCATGAAGTTCAACGCAGATTGGCAGAAGCACGGGCGCGCCGCTGGCCCGATCAGAAATCAAGAGATGATCGATATAGGCCAGCCTGATTTGGTGATCGCGTTCCCCGGCGGGAAGGGTACTGCTGACATGGTCAAGAGGGCAAAGCAGGCCGGAATTGACGTCATGGAAATCGCATCATGA
- a CDS encoding GcrA family cell cycle regulator — MNMRPEFDIDTASKMWNDGFSAGMIANALGVSRNVVIGKANRNRELFPNKAKTGIRGGHRVGIPRAELTEEERERRRNAQNAKRRTERGFTRRTKAESVEQRREEREDKAAQRRQRGFTASIDILRQPTAKPLYDLRACDCHWPCSDGPAYLFCAAETTEGSAYCAEHLERSLPSLAERRVTA; from the coding sequence ATGAACATGAGACCCGAATTCGACATAGATACAGCCTCGAAGATGTGGAACGACGGTTTCTCTGCGGGCATGATCGCAAACGCCCTCGGTGTGTCCCGCAACGTCGTCATCGGGAAGGCCAACAGAAACCGGGAGCTTTTTCCAAACAAAGCAAAGACAGGCATCAGGGGAGGCCATCGGGTAGGTATACCTCGCGCCGAGCTAACCGAAGAAGAACGCGAGCGCCGCAGAAACGCTCAGAACGCCAAGCGCAGGACTGAACGTGGGTTTACGAGGCGGACCAAGGCAGAGTCGGTAGAGCAGCGCCGCGAGGAGCGCGAGGACAAGGCAGCACAGCGCCGCCAGCGCGGATTTACCGCGTCGATCGACATTCTCCGCCAGCCAACCGCCAAGCCGCTATACGACCTTCGTGCATGTGACTGCCATTGGCCTTGCAGTGACGGCCCCGCGTATCTCTTTTGCGCCGCCGAAACGACCGAGGGGTCTGCCTACTGCGCCGAACACCTCGAGCGCTCCCTGCCGTCTCTGGCCGAACGGAGGGTAACAGCATGA
- a CDS encoding Arc family DNA-binding protein has product MPQIDDPRHNLRLPLELKRKIAHSAVDNGRSMNAEILARLEASFAPDTKREIENLLKTIADLKASDQKEAFDLLAKATEILSQR; this is encoded by the coding sequence ATGCCTCAGATCGATGACCCTAGACACAACTTGCGTTTGCCGCTCGAACTAAAGCGAAAGATTGCGCACTCGGCTGTCGATAACGGCCGATCGATGAACGCTGAGATATTGGCTCGGCTGGAAGCATCGTTCGCGCCGGATACTAAGCGCGAGATAGAGAATCTCCTGAAAACTATCGCCGATTTGAAAGCTTCGGACCAAAAAGAGGCTTTCGATCTGCTCGCTAAAGCTACGGAGATACTGAGCCAGCGCTGA